The following are from one region of the Magallana gigas chromosome 4, xbMagGiga1.1, whole genome shotgun sequence genome:
- the LOC105319408 gene encoding uncharacterized protein translates to MILGNGKALFVYLFTLVCLAKKSVAFVCNKHALVCETSLEITSQLTMFHETEKAVFPENGNLYRYDVTNTTTATPINIEEVITADGWEKQRVVVVANGTLPGPTITAYEDQILVIHVINRLYSDTVSMHWHGLPQKETPYMDGVSFVTQCPINPGQTFTYKFRASPKGTYWYHSHAGAQRAKGLYGALIIREHNHPPIVRGVSEDFIMQVQDWNHDYDVDQAFLYSDAGVFLNRREIKPSIALDGSKFSLWYAQSALINGKGRYYYDPNSGAHNEAPLEIFEVEQNRTYRFRLINAAAMYPYRISIDNHPLTVVASDGFYIKPLEVESVIVHPGERFDFLIHANESITNYMIRGHTLERNRRTIAEAVLHYKGAEEKFVRIDSNRQKCLQTHKCLVLNCPFRFYPNEENIECITMGEVRSDVSNSFPNASLSHLREYFLNFAFPGPEYTPDSINGMEFTFPTVSAISQPTDISNQCHNKDCGEQKVCSCTHSIDLNYNDAIHFVLLNMGKGKGWSHPIHLHGHSFEVLKMGYGNYNSTSGEFISQNADIDCRGGTTQEKSFCNSASWKDPTWKHGNVPGLNVVDPPKKDTVIVPSGGYVVVRITADNPGLWLLHCHIQLHSADGMSILLNESFSRLPPVPEGFPKCGNFGNDGTHSKRTEKEQYDKDIIKETIRKEKNECLDAIHYCSEIKDVCVNVHLNDVRNTGCRKFCGLCSGSAPVAPQTYKSVIRTDPYLVPWLQNGIWN, encoded by the exons ATGATCTTGGGAAACGGTAAGGCGTTGTTCGTATACCTTTTCACCCTTGTATGTTTGGCGAAGAAAAGTGTGGCCTTCGTCTGCAATAAGCATGCTTTGGTCTGTGAAACATCTCTAGAAATTACCAGTCAATTGACAATGTTTCATGAAACAGAAAAAGCTGTTTTCCCAGAGAACGGAAATTTATATCGTTATGATGTTACAAACACAACTACTGCCACACCAATAAATATTGAGGAGGTTATTACAGCAGATGGATGGGAAAAACAAAGGGTTGTAGTGGTAGCAAATGGAACTCTTCCGGGTCCAACCATCACTGCATACGAAGATCAAATCCTTGTGATACACGTCATAAACAGACTATATTCCGATACTGTATCGATGCATTGGCATGGACTACCTCAAAAAGAAACACCGTACATGGATGGGGTAAGTTTTGTGACCCAATGCCCGATAAACCCGGGACAGACGTTTACGTACAAATTCAGAGCCAGTCCAAAGGGAACTTATTGGTATCATTCTCACGCTGGGGCACAGAGGGCAAAGGGTCTGTATGGTGCCCTTATTATCAGAGAACACAATCACCCTCCCATTGTTCGGGGTGTGTCAGAAGACTTCATCATGCAAGTTCAGGACTGGAATCATGACTATGACGTAGACCAGGCGTTTCTGTATTCCGATGCTGGGGTCTTCTTGAATAGACGAGAAATCAAACCTTCCATTGCATTAGATGGGTCCAAATTCAGCCTCTGGTACGCTCAATCCGCTTTAATAAACGGAAAGGGGAGATACTACTACGACCCAAACTCTGGAGCACATAACGAGGCACCGCTGGAGATTTTTGAGGTTGAGCAAAACAGAACTTATAGATTTCGATTGATAAATGCTGCTGCGATGTATCCATACAGAATATCCATCGACAACCATCCATTGACGGTTGTTGCTAGCGACGGATTTTATATAAAACCTTTAGAGGTAGAGTCAGTCATAGTACATCCTGGAGAGCGGTTCGACTTTCTCATACACGCTAACGAAAGCATTACAAACTATATGATTAGAGGGCACACGTTAGAACGTAACAGACGCACTATTGCTGAAGCAGTGTTGCATTACAAAGGAGCAGAGGAAAAGTTTGTAAGGATAGATTCTAACAGACAAAAATGTCTTCAAACACACAAATGTTTGGTATTGAATTGTCCATTTAGATTCTATCCAAATGAAGAGAATATTGAATGTATTACGATGGGAGAGGTCAGAAGCGATGTATCAAATAGTTTTCCAAATGCTTCATTAAGTCACCTTCGGGAATACTTTCTTAATTTTGCATTCCCAGGACCAGAATATACCCCTGACTCAATAAATGGAATGGAGTTCACTTTCCCCACCGTCTCGGCAATATCTCAACCAACAGACATATCAAACCAGTGCCATAACAAAGATTGCGGGGAACAAAAGGTTTGCTCGTGTACACACAGCATTGATTTGAATTACAATGACGCAATTCATTTTGTGCTTTTAAATATGGGAAAAGGAAAGGGTTGGTCCCATCCAATTCATTTGCACGGGCATTCCTTTGAAGTTCTGAAAATGGGCTACGGGAACTACAACTCAACATCGGGTGAGTTTATTTCACAAAATGCAGACATTGACTGCCGAGGTGGCACCACACAAGAAAAAAGCTTTTGCAACAGTGCATCATGGAAGGATCCAACATGGAAACATGGGAACGTACCAGGTCTTAACGTTGTGGATCCACCTAAGAAGGACACTGTTATCGTTCCTAGCGGTGGTTATGTGGTGGTAAGAATCACGGCCGATAACCCCGGGTTGTGGCTCCTTCACTGCCATATCCAGCTTCATTCGGCTGACGGAATGTCCATTCTTCTGAATGAATCTTTCTCCAGATTACCCCCCGTTCCAGAAGGTTTTCCAAAATGTGGAAATTTTGGAAACGATG GGACTCATTCGAAGAGAACAGAAAAAGAACAATATGACAAAGACATTATAAAGGAAAcaataagaaaagagaaaa ATGAATGTCTTGATGCTATACACTACTGCTCAGAAATTAAAGATGTCTGTGTCAACGTCCACCTTAATGATGTTCGAAACACGGGATGTAGAAAGTTTTGTGGTCTCTGTTCAG